AAAAATCTAATTAGTTGTACAGTTTACATGCATTGCAACTTGGAGAAATTACTCTCATGTGTATTTCTTTTCTAACATTACTTTCTAGGAATATTCTTCAACGTCTTATTTTATCTGAATTTCTCTGTTACAGAAAGAAGGCAGACGATGTTATTCAGCGCGACACAGTCTCAGAAAACGGAAGCTTTGACTACCTTAGCTCTCAAAAAAGAGCCGATATATGTGGGGGTGGatgacgaaaaagaaaaggcaACCGTCGAGGGTTTGGAACAAGGTTATGTTGTGTGTCCAAGTGAGAAACGTTTTCTGCTTCTGTTCACCTTCCTTAAGAAGAATCGGAAGAAGAAGGTTATGGTATTCTTCAGCTCCTGCATGTCCGTCAAATATTACCATGAACTATTGAATTATATCGACCTACCGGTGATGAGCATACACGTAAGTACgctctgaaattttatttcctgcACAATACATTCCTTTATTCATCACCCAGCCTCATCTAGATTCTTTTATTACTCTCTTTCAGGGAAAACAAAAGCAAACTAAACGCACCACAACGTTCTTCCAATTTTGTAACGCATCCACTGGTATTCTTCTATGTACTGACGTTGCAGCTCGTGGTCTTGACATTCCTGATGTTGATTGGATCGTGCAATATGATCCGCCGGATGATCCTAAGGTACAATTTGCATTCTCAGATTTACGCAAAAACTATCAGACAAtcagttacatttttttatgcttGTATTGTTCTCTTCTCTTCAGGAATATATACACAGAGTTGGAAGAACAGCACGTGGAGAAGGCAGCAGTGGACACGCCTTGATGGTTTTGCGACCAGAAGAATTAGGATTTCTGCGTTACCTGAAGCAGGCACGAATTCCCGTTAATGAATTCGAGTTCTCGTGGAACAAGATCGCCGATATACAGTTACAAGTGAGTATTACTTATTGATTAACAAATCGAATACTTTATATAGATGTTTATATCTGCTTACCAATGAGCGATGAGTTAGCATCGCTTCGAAATGTATCCAGAATCACTTGCCAACTAaactaaattttcttttcatattgCGTCGTATTGTTGACTGTAAATTTGCCAGTATTGTGACATATAATCTAATTATAATAAGAATTAACAGCGACGGTGCAGCGTTTCTTCACATTGCATGCAGCGCTTCTGTAAGCTCAAAGTCAGATCAGCATGAGTCTTACAGTcattacaaattattaaaagtTTCTTACTACGTTCCAAAAAGCTCAGgaaaaaatatgcataaaGGGATAAAATAtagaagaaattaaatatactgaaaatacttgatgattttattcggtactcaaatattattttgacCCATCTTCTGGGTATTGCATCGAAATTTCATACATGCGCGTGTTCATCGTTGATTAGGATCGGAGTGAAAAATGATCTGAAGGGAAATGCTCAGCTGACAATCGAACTCGGAAAAATGCCAAGATTATAATTTGATCAATAGTTATTATAACAGCCCAAGaacaattgtgaaaaaaaaggaaatttgcTTGTGTACTGCGAGTAGTCGAAGTTTTAAAGCGTCCGAGCAATATTTGTTGGAAAAACATTATTAAACGTGTAATTAATCCTTCATTAGGTCATTTCCAGATAGTCATTAATAACAACGATATCTAGTTTGAACGCGATGCGTGAGTTGTGCGCGTCGAGGTTTGTGATTCCAGGCAGATCGGTCTGGCGCTGGTCGAAAGTTGCTCAAAATCGCGTTATAAATACCTTCGCCTTGGCTACATAAGCCCACGCACTCCAGCGTTCCTCTTCCTCCGGCTCTCCCTGCTCTTTAAGATTTTCAGTACCTACTGATACTTTACCCGAGACCCGGAAATCTATTCTTAGCATTTACTTCCATAAATAAGAAAACCTTTAGGGGATACAGCAAACCGCTTTCCGATTTCACGCGTGAGAGAAAAACTATAGCGGAAGGTACGCGATCTTGGACGAGTCATTTTATCGAACGTAATTCGAAGTTCAGAGATCAATCATAATTaacttggaaattttctttctttattttattggCCATAAATTAATTCGATTAATACGTTCCAGAAGTCTGAAATTACGCTACACCAGATGCGAAGACCGTGTTTTTACTCGACCTTATACAATCCTTATACCCGACCGAACAGTTTTTATCCCGTATCTGGCCGTCTGCCTTCTTTTATTATCAACGTCTGTTCTATTCGTAATCTAAGCATAGATGTGACCAGTACGCGTATGCCGGCATGTGTGGAGCTTTGCCAGCGTACTTGTGTTTTCACGAATACTTGCGCGTGCGAATGAATGTATCTATGTCTTACAGTGAACCAATTTACCGCAATAAATTGGCAATTATGTACATTGTTATTGCGGCAAGAATTCAAATAAAGTctgtagaaaataattgaacaagTTAAAACTGGAAACTGAGTTCCtcgtatttttaataatttggcaaatttttattatacgcaTGTATTTTTCTATCGCTAGTGCGAAAATTGAACACACAAGAATTGGCGAAATATTTACCTGTCAAGATTCTTACATTATGTGTAGAACAAATTTACCTTTTTCGCGTGTGGGAGTAGCGTCTTGTCGCAATAAGCTgctgattttaatttaaaaacccGCCAAGCTTAAAACCGAGTCGTTGACGAATTCGAAGTTGTGAAAGATGATCACCTACTTTGCCTGGTGAAAGTATATACTTAGATATGCATCTATTTGAAATAAAGCGCGATTTTTATTGACAAATGTTTCctttactatatatatatggatatgaATAATCTATAGGTTTTACAAGGTTCTAACCTTGTTTAAATCTAAATTTCGCTCCATGGAGGATGATTTCGAAAGCCTGAGAAAACTCTCTTGAGACATAAATTACGTATTTGATACGCGATAATTGTCAGTTGCAATGAATATCGACCGAACAGTCTCCGGAAGTAGAAAAAACGGTTTCTAGCACAAAAACTTGGTGGTGGAGACGGCAAATGCTCGTAAGAGGCTTTTTGCGTTTCTCGTTAATTGTTATATATTTACTTTATGACCATTCCCGGGCAAATGGTTCAACCCGGTCATGATCATAACGAGATTAATGCTTTAGGGGTTAACGATATCGCTGTTTCAGGGTTTTTATACGTAGAAAGCGAAGAAGCTATAggaaaaagtgaataaaattatgttGAAAGCATCAAACTCATCACATAATTCGTCTCCTAAGCCAGCTGAATATAAAACGCATCCTATAACAATTCAAGCCTTTGTATTGAGGCGGTCTAATTAGAATATATCGAAAAATCCAGaaaattcggtaaaattttAGGAATTAGTGAAATCTGCAGACCATCTAACATTAAATATCAGGGCAAAGTTTCGGTGCTTAAAATATCAGGAAACTCGAAAATAAACACTCATATATGTACAAATTGGCAGTGAAGAAATGCAGAATAAACCAACGTATTCTGTTATAAATGTGAGTTGAAATTTGCGAGGGTGCTTTTTCGGGAACGGCGTTTCGCGGCCGTACAATAATAACAGAGAGAGAACATTACTTTTCGTAATTTAATTTCTGATCTGCGATACGgtggaagaggaggaaaaaaaatcttctctctctttctctctgccAGCGTTTACACAAAGACGTTTCTTTCGGTTACCGATGTGTTCGTCTTCCTTGAGAAAAGATCGTGActcgaggaggaggaggctgGGAGGGTGAAGGAGGGAAAGACGAGGAGCAAGAGGGGAGGGAAATCGCGCCCACGCGAGTGAATCATGTGCCACTCCCTTCTTGAGCGGTCGTAACCAATCCAGAATCTGCGCGCGGGTTGCAGAGGCAGATTGGAATCTGCGTCTTGGCCATGGCTACTGGGATCCGATGATTTTACCTTTCTCGGCTCTGTGCGCTAtgtagcaataattttttattcttatgaATAATCAGCTCGCTATAGCGAGTTAATCCACCATGTCTTTGCAAGTTTCGTGCTGATTAATCGAGCCGGGGGGTGTCGATCTCTTCTCCATTgctttcctctctctctctctctctctctctctctttgtctctCACTTCTTGTTTTTGGTTTGCTACggaatttctttcttcgtattttttcGTCTACAGAGAATTATTGCTTGAATATATTGCttcgtatttgaaaatttaaacgcTGCAAACGtcgattgtttttctttgtttttagctcgaaaaattaatatcaaagaACTACTTTTTGAACACCTCCGCTAAGGAGGCCTTCAAAGCTTACGTACGGGCGTACGATTCGCATCATCTGAAGCAGATTTTCGACGTTGAGACCTTGGATTTATCCAAAGTTGGTAAATCGTTTGGATTCATCGTACCGCCTGCCGTTGACCTGAGTATCCTTTTCTAATCATAACATTTTGGAGCGCATGTAACGTGATGAGAATTTACTGAAAAATCTTACAATTCAAAGTTTTCACCCCAGGTAAGAGGGTGTGCAGATCGTTTCTTTCgctgcaaaatatttttttttttatatcctaTTCATTTCGTTTGTCAAGTCGGGTAGAAAAATCCatacgtataattttcttaacaataaaaaaaaacctcgcaGAAGTTGGAATAAGCAAGGATTCCAGACCTAGGAAGAGACAGGGGGGCGGCGGCTACGGTCACTTCAAGAACATGAACGCGAATCCAAGTGGACGAAGACAAGTCGATCGCTCCAAGACTTTCAGGCAATCTGGAAATCGAGGAAAATCAGATCGTCGTCAATTTGCGAGATAgggaattataattttaattgtaCTTATTTAAGGCGCGGCGACACGCGAGACCTGTCGCtatttgttgaataaaaaaaggagacaagcaaattaacaattttacaGTCGTCGGTTATCTATAAACGAATTTCTCGCACCTATAGGAGACCTTGAGCGGGTGGGATTctcaaaatatcaaatttataaatacaacattttttatcgGTATCAAATCAATACCCGtattatatatcataatttttttttctcgtccaCCGAAGATGTAGAACATGGAAACGTGCAGCATTCGTTTCGTAATCGGGAAGGGGTACAATTTTTCGCGATATGAAAATAGATCCGAGCGTGATTTGCTATGTAATATACGATATCCGTGTCTCTGtgcgtacgtgtgtgtgtaacgTGATCTGTGACAATATAGTATCTTTAATTCATCCCGCAGACTTGTGAGTTGTTTAGCATCAAGAACGcgtaatgaaattattaaagTATATACGCGACGTTGATGTACATACGCGTAGGTTGGCCAAGCAGCCATATTTCTTTCTGGCACTTAGATTTCTTGCTACGTCTCGGCGTCGTCGTTGTTGTATGGTTTTCACATACAGTCAGTACTCGTCCTCATGTCAGTTCATTTGgcgttcaattttcacacGTTCTTTTAACGATATGTATTTGTCATTTACTGGGCTATCAGAGGCCAAAAACGGTTACAGATCTTACAGATACAGAACAATACGCATGCCACGTAGACGAGAACATCAAGCAACCTTGTACGGCTTTTCACGTGTGAAACTAAACTAGGGCAAAGATTCCGGATTGCTCGTATAAATCTGGTTCTGATTTATCCGCTTCCGTGGATTCCTGTTCAACGCTTTGTTGATTTAGATCAGATCGTTCTTCGTCTTGTATAATCTTTGCATAACAATTTTCTTAGCGGCGGGTAAACTCGCGTCTTGCACAAATTATGCAAGcgatatacctacgtatgATGCGCGCTGGGTAAACTGACGTTATAAATCGACTCTACAACATCTAATTTTGTGTAGTTGAATCATTGTATCTATCTTCTATAATCCTACCTTGGACTCGGTGCTAGATAAAAATATGActatatttttaacattttaacagaattattattgttatcatcgTCACGTGATATCATTTTAGTTTAAAGCTTGTTGTTAAAACACGTTTTTACGTCTATTATAAGGtattgatgtaaaaaatatacatgatGTTCCATTTTCGACTCGAGTGACAATttgcaattataattaataaactgaaaaatgaatttcactgCAGCGGAAATgggtggaaaataaatttcgtaaCATTTCATTCGATGACGATCGTTCTTGATAAATGTTTGTGTCTTGCGTCATCTGATTCTTTTATtcgaaatagaagaaaaattcaatttttccgtcggttttccacaattttccacaattttcgCTGATTAGTGTGATGTATGTAACAAAATTGACAGCGGTTTCAGGATCTGTTGGTGATCAATCTTTGTTGCGACTTTCTGGTGTGTAGGAAGTATATTATGTGGCCACCAACCCGGTCGGCAAATAGCTCTAAGAAGAGGATgacagaagaagaagaaggcgaagaagaagtagaCAAAGAAGCAGCAGGAGACAAAGAAGCAGCCAATGAATCCTAAAGAAGAAATGGTATAATGTAATTCTAATCATTGTTCACGTTAAACTCTCTCCCACTCGAAGTTTCAGCGAGGTCCATGTATGGACCAGTGACGTCAGCTGGTACTATTAACCAATATATGTGTAGGCGCCCGCGATCGTAGAAGGCGACAACCCGTAGGTGCCGCAGAAACGAGACGACATTCCTAATATGCTCTGGACCCTTCAGCGACGTGCGACGACGTTATATGTGCTGACCACACCAGCGCCTGCAAAAACACAGCTGACAATCTCCGCTCCGTCTCGGAGAGGTCCTTCTCTGGAGTCACCACGGATACCTGCAGGATCAACCTACGCGATTCCACCTACCCAGCCACCTTGGTTCGCTTTGGCTTCCCCCGCCgtcaataatttctcaatttgCCTCACCTGCACGAGAGAAACAACGGGATTCGTGTAGAGAGCgaagagagaggaagaagagaagaTTAAGATTGTTCACCTCGAACTTGAAGCTGTCAACCCGAACGGGACCTTATCATCTTCACTTgtactcttttttttccccattctTTGTTTTCACGCACAAGGTATGCAAGTATGTACTCGAAGTACGTACAACACATgccaatcaatcaatcaatcaatcaaccAGTCCATGCGGGGAAGGTCGGAATCGCAACGAACAGGTGCCTTGCGTTCTACTCCCGCTTTAACACGACACGTCACAACAGAACACCGCCATTTCTGCATTATAGCAGGTACAGTGGATACCCCCTACCACAAACATGTAATTTTGTATTCTCATCAAGTGTTGCGAGCTCTATTCTTGCGGTCGCATTTATGTATTGCTTAGCCTTTGGTTGCGAGAAACGTGATCTGGTAACGAAAATCATGGAACGGTTACCAGAAGGTACCATATGCACGTTGGTTtatatcatttgatattttaaggATCGTCAACGTCGTTAATAATGCTACGAAGCAGGAGGAAAGACGGAAATAAACGTCTAATGTCTATCATCTCGTTATAAGGCCGTACGCGGGGATGTCATGGATCAGGATAATGCCAAACCAGATGCCTCTACTGACTGCAAGCAACCGATCAACTTCGTTAGAGGTCTTCGTTGAGCTACTCTGGTGGAGGAAGCTTCCTCGTCGAGGTAGGAGAGGCGGCTATATATCGAGCGGTCTTATAAAGCGAGAAGACTGCATGGCCCGCGTTTTAATAACGTCGTACATGTGTAAAAGGATCTCGAAAGTCTTCGAtccaatttcaatattttttcattccgtgtacaaaaattttaaccatGCACAATTGATCCCACCTATTCGTAACTCTTCCGTCCATCCTGGAATCTCTGTATTATACAACTGTTCCAGTTACGTTATCACTTCGGGGAATCAGAAAAATGGCAAACCTTTGCAGCCGCACATATTTAACCACGATTAAGCGAGACCAGCCCGTCCTTGTTGCGAATAACTATCATATCGTAATAATGATACGTTCATGCA
The Neodiprion fabricii isolate iyNeoFabr1 chromosome 1, iyNeoFabr1.1, whole genome shotgun sequence DNA segment above includes these coding regions:
- the LOC124187963 gene encoding probable ATP-dependent RNA helicase pitchoune, with amino-acid sequence MAPKKSVRKVKPGKRPNNGFAEKSDNSNEDIVVNGHGVKRHLPDDISVKQKKKKPAKLEHTENNEDESDNDSGEEELEEEATPCDVAKILPGSAVGLEIMNNAAFSSLKDKVCENTLKAIEDMGFANMTEIQARSIPALIEGRDLVGAAKTGSGKTLAFLIPAVELIYKLKFMPRNGTGCIIISPTRELSMQTFGVLKELMKHHHHTYGLLMGGANRKTEAQKLSKGINIVVATPGRLLDHLQNTPDFLYKNLQCLIIDEADRILDIGFEEELKQIINILPKRRQTMLFSATQSQKTEALTTLALKKEPIYVGVDDEKEKATVEGLEQGYVVCPSEKRFLLLFTFLKKNRKKKVMVFFSSCMSVKYYHELLNYIDLPVMSIHGKQKQTKRTTTFFQFCNASTGILLCTDVAARGLDIPDVDWIVQYDPPDDPKEYIHRVGRTARGEGSSGHALMVLRPEELGFLRYLKQARIPVNEFEFSWNKIADIQLQLEKLISKNYFLNTSAKEAFKAYVRAYDSHHLKQIFDVETLDLSKVGKSFGFIVPPAVDLKVGISKDSRPRKRQGGGGYGHFKNMNANPSGRRQVDRSKTFRQSGNRGKSDRRQFAR